A single region of the Salvia splendens isolate huo1 chromosome 18, SspV2, whole genome shotgun sequence genome encodes:
- the LOC121776588 gene encoding uncharacterized protein LOC121776588, whose amino-acid sequence MRSKGETFRLETNSERPWRGLKKDKLGAVIFGCKRHTIVECLKDGLFGLPGPHYAYVKNVTAGLTLYLFNYTDRKLHGIFEAVSCGKMNINPRAWITSEGTELTPYPAQVHIRERRKCRPLLEEQIKPIIAKNYYEEKHFWFELDKDQNRGLMKLFLSSPIPEKLPRLEKWPHPPDTTYSNMLDILSNSSQDDIADEENNHDTEEFSDMGEMRPNEDMHSSASEKNADSSAQETKWADLFKPSISLLKNGKVRETNSASLNLPISDMERKITSSSEQMAKLPCEVCQDATNTMSDSCVVECSEVISFAVDDGEEVYENKMACAQYYDQDSDMLDVPFSEDKTSLDGEGELMLSVMDYVLAEEPGEVCIDTKEKVRSVLASLGSYERDHDQPNLSNRASQKNNNPLPGGVLTDVSSSNFQYAIIKAYIVRLMQEVEGLKVSQLNQSLKIKHLEHELVLSKLEIDLLRRSYHKLEHKLSCAPDNCSTEGCSISYSASEESVFIVGGFDGFSWLPDLSLYSPNQDHVTPLCSMSSTRTYAAVAKLNTELYTFGGTLDGVWCDSVESYNPISNQWVQRPSLKMKKGSPAGASMHDKIFAIGGGNGAECFSEVEVFDPNFGSWIYTQSMLQKRFAPAATAMNSAVYVAGGYDGKDYLRSVERFDPRQPAWTSLGCMNERRGCHSLVAFKEKLYAIGGYNGNEMVATMEVFDPRFGSWMVGEPMTVSRGYFGSFVLGGKMYVIGGVQDNDVLDLMECYDESSSGWQVIGATAIGKRSFCSALVL is encoded by the exons ATGAGGAGTAAAGGGGAAACTTTTCGATTGGAGACAAATTCTGAACGCCCTTGGAGAGGCTTGAAGAAAGATAAACTTGGGGCTGTGATTTTTGGATGCAAGCGCCACACTATCGTGGAATGCTTAAAAGATGGGCTTTTCG GATTGCCAGGTCCACATTATGCGTATGTTAAGAACGTGACTGCTGGCCTTACGCTGTATCTGTTCAACTATACTGACCGGAAGCTTCACGGTATCTTTGAAGCAGTTTCATGCGGGAAGATGAATATCAACCCACGTGCATGGATAACTAGTGAGGGAACTGAGCTTACACCATACCCTGCACAG GTACATATTCGTGAACGGAGGAAGTGCAGGCCTCTACTTGAAGAACAAATTAAGCCCATCATAGCAAAGAATTACTATGAAGAGAAGCATTTTTGGTTTGAGCTTGACAAAGACCAAAATAGAGGATTGATGAAACTATTTCTATCATCACCAATACCAGAAAAGCTGCCTCGTCTAGAAAAGTGGCCTCATCCTCCAGACACCACCTACAGCAACATGTTAGACATTTTGTCCAACTCCAGTCAAGATGATATTGCAGATGAAGAGAACAACCATGATACTGAAGAATTTTCCGACATGGGTGAGATGAGGCCAAACGAGGACATGCATTCATCTGCCTCAGAAAAGAATGCAGACTCTTCTGCTCAAGAGACAAAGTGGGCCGATTTATTCAAACCTTCAATTTCGTTGTTAAAGAATGGGAAAGTTCGCGAAACTAACAGTGCAAGTTTAAATTTACCAATATCAGATATGGAGCGGAAAATTACATCATCGTCTGAGCAAATGGCAAAACTCCCTTGTGAAGTTTGTCAAGATGCAACTAATACAATGTCTGACTCATGCGTTGTGGAATGTTCAGAAGTCATTTCTTTTGCGGTTGATGATGGTGAAGAAGTGTATGAAAATAAGATGGCATGCGCTCAATATTATGATCAAGATAGTGATATGCTTGATGTGCCATTTTCAGAGGATAAAACTTCTTTAGATGGAGAGGGTGAGCTGATGCTCTCAGTAATGGATTATGTGCTAGCTGAGGAACCTGGAGAGGTATGCATTGATACCAAAGAAAAAGTAAGATCTGTTTTGGCATCCCTAGGAAGTTATGAGAGAGACCATGATCAGCCTAACTTGTCAAATAGGGCTTCTCAGAAGAACAATAATCCATTGCCTGGAGGGGTGCTAACAGATGTATCATCTTCTAATTTTCAGTATGCAATCATTAAG GCATACATTGTGAGGTTAATGCAAGAAGTTGAAGGATTGAAGGTCTCCCAGTTGAACCAAAGTCTAAAGATTAAGCATTTGGAGCATGAGTTG GTCCTTTCCAAACTAGAAATTGATCTATTGAGGAGGAGTTATCATAAGCTGGAGCATAAATTATCGTGTGCCCCAGATAACTGCAGTACAGAGGGCTGTTCGATCTCTTATTCCGCATCTGAGGAGTCGGTATTCATTGTCGGGGGCTTTGATGGGTTCTCTTGGCTTCCAGATTTGAGTTTGTATTCTCCAAATCAGGATCATGTCACACCACTTTGCTCGATGAGCTCTACTCGCACATATGCTGCAGTGGCAAAGTTGAACACCGAGCTTTACACTTTTGGTGGCACTCTTGATGGTGTATGGTGTGATTCAG TTGAATCATACAACCCAATCAGTAATCAATGGGTCCAGAGGCCTTCTCTAAAGATGAAAAAAGGAAGTCCAGCAGGAGCATCCATGCATGATAAAATCTTTGCAATTGGTGGTGGAAATGGGGCTGAATGTTTCTCAGAGGTGGAAGTGTTTGATCCAAATTTTGGTAGTTGGATCTACACTCAAtccatgcttcaaaag CGTTTTGCTCCTGCTGCTACAGCCATGAACAGTGCAGTTTATGTTGCTGGTGGCTATGATGGAAAGGATTATCTGAG ATCAGTCGAAAGATTTGATCCTAGACAACCTGCATGGACCAGCCTCGGATGTATGAACGAGAGAAGAGGGTGTCATTCTCTAGTCGCATTCAAAGAAAAATT ATACGCTATAGGTGGCTACAATGGTAATGAAATGGTGGCGACTATGGAGGTGTTTGATCCACGATTTGGCTCGTGGATGGTGGGGGAACCGATGACAGTGTCAAGGGGATATTTCGGCTCATTCGTCCTTGGGGGAAAAATGTACGTGATCGGCGGGGTTCAGGACAATGATGTTCTTGATTTG ATGGAATGCTACGATGAGAGTTCTTCTGGGTGGCAAGTGATCGGCGCAACGGCCATCGGTAAAAGATCGTTTTGTTCTGCTCTAGTTTTATGA